The following coding sequences lie in one Ferviditalea candida genomic window:
- a CDS encoding MarR family winged helix-turn-helix transcriptional regulator — MHEHSMETIEIELAILARRLTSNDKKVGNLDRSAYLLLHQISAHGSAGVKALAEEFHLDISTVSRQTAALEQKGYARKIPDPSDGRAYSLEITDKGAKQLHQYKQARMARVKELLKHWSEDERQLFGNLLTKFNRTFID, encoded by the coding sequence ATGCACGAGCATTCAATGGAAACCATTGAAATCGAATTGGCAATTCTTGCGCGACGGCTTACATCGAACGATAAAAAGGTCGGGAATCTCGACAGGTCCGCGTATTTGCTGCTCCATCAAATATCCGCTCACGGATCCGCCGGAGTTAAGGCTTTAGCGGAAGAGTTTCATCTGGATATATCCACGGTGAGCAGACAAACGGCGGCTTTGGAGCAGAAAGGATATGCCCGCAAAATACCGGATCCCTCGGACGGCAGGGCATACTCCCTTGAAATCACGGACAAAGGTGCCAAGCAATTGCACCAGTATAAGCAAGCGCGCATGGCCCGTGTAAAAGAACTGCTGAAGCATTGGAGCGAAGACGAACGGCAGCTTTTCGGAAATTTGTTGACTAAATTCAACCGCACTTTCATTGACTAA
- a CDS encoding GntR family transcriptional regulator, whose amino-acid sequence MAIDSTEQNLWVEEDLVPIRDKVYNYLKNAILNGEYGSGERLIERELADKLKISRTPIREALFRLESQGLVKTVPRKGVIVSEISFEMVMEVFTILSALQVLAVKLAIQKLNADSLQAFSKLIEKIEAFLDGQPADASIMHMEIYDTLFKTANSPKLSEIIQGLQEYIRAFANTGYEIPGRMKESMKEHLEVLQAVQRKETELAEYLTKIHLEKSRRAYMEVMEEALAEQNKNGAQEAEDSK is encoded by the coding sequence ATGGCAATAGACAGTACGGAACAAAATCTATGGGTTGAAGAGGATCTCGTCCCGATTCGGGACAAAGTATACAATTACCTGAAAAATGCGATATTGAACGGGGAGTACGGTTCAGGGGAAAGATTGATCGAGCGGGAGCTTGCCGATAAATTGAAAATTAGCCGAACACCCATCAGAGAGGCGCTGTTCCGTTTAGAGTCGCAGGGATTAGTGAAAACGGTTCCGCGTAAAGGCGTCATTGTGTCGGAAATTTCCTTTGAAATGGTGATGGAGGTCTTCACGATTCTTTCGGCGCTGCAGGTGCTGGCTGTGAAGCTGGCCATTCAAAAGCTTAACGCCGACAGTCTGCAGGCCTTTTCCAAGCTGATTGAAAAGATCGAAGCGTTCTTGGACGGACAGCCGGCGGATGCTTCCATAATGCATATGGAGATTTACGACACCTTGTTCAAGACCGCCAACAGTCCGAAGCTGTCGGAGATCATTCAAGGGCTGCAGGAATATATCCGTGCTTTCGCTAATACCGGGTATGAGATTCCGGGACGGATGAAGGAGTCGATGAAAGAGCATCTGGAGGTTCTGCAAGCCGTTCAGCGAAAGGAAACCGAGTTGGCGGAGTATTTAACCAAGATCCATCTGGAGAAATCGCGCAGAGCTTACATGGAAGTGATGGAAGAAGCATTGGCGGAGCAAAACAAAAACGGCGCGCAGGAAGCCGAGGATTCTAAATAG
- a CDS encoding chromate transporter, whose translation MSYKQIVFGFMRAGVLGYGGGPSVIPLFRYETVQNYKWMDDEEFGELLAMANALPGPIATKMAAYIGYRVKGILGAVVAILAHIIPSAIAMIALLALLHSMKNSPVVEGMVSAISPVIGVMLALMANEFFGKTKKAFGWSGGFGYIAAALIALQLLDIHPALVILLFLAFALGKNAVSRKVYRQVKGGETLK comes from the coding sequence TTGTCTTATAAACAGATCGTGTTCGGTTTTATGCGCGCGGGAGTATTGGGCTACGGTGGAGGCCCATCGGTTATCCCGCTCTTCCGGTATGAAACCGTGCAGAATTATAAATGGATGGATGATGAGGAATTCGGAGAGCTGCTGGCGATGGCCAACGCTTTGCCCGGACCGATCGCCACCAAGATGGCGGCCTATATCGGTTATCGCGTCAAGGGAATTTTAGGAGCGGTTGTCGCGATTTTGGCGCATATTATCCCAAGCGCCATTGCGATGATCGCCCTGCTGGCGCTTTTGCACTCGATGAAAAATTCGCCTGTGGTGGAGGGAATGGTCTCCGCAATCAGTCCGGTTATCGGCGTGATGTTGGCGTTAATGGCCAACGAATTTTTCGGGAAAACGAAAAAAGCGTTCGGATGGTCAGGAGGATTTGGCTACATTGCCGCAGCTTTGATCGCGCTTCAGTTGCTGGATATTCACCCCGCTCTCGTAATCCTGCTGTTCCTGGCGTTTGCTCTCGGCAAAAATGCCGTGAGCCGCAAAGTGTATCGCCAAGTCAAGGGCGGTGAAACGCTGAAATGA
- a CDS encoding RidA family protein, which produces MTRNHNRSAITESKARGGWLSETAAPSKPAGHYEPAVLSGNLLYISGVTPKRDGILLYRGKVGRDLTAEEAYQAARLCGQIILAQIQASIGSLDRIEQMVKLTGYVACEDTFTQHPFVINGASDILLDVLGERGKHARCALGVVSLPGGAAVEVEALVRLCE; this is translated from the coding sequence ATGACGAGGAATCACAACCGATCTGCCATAACCGAGTCCAAAGCGCGAGGGGGATGGCTCTCCGAAACGGCTGCCCCCTCGAAGCCCGCGGGACATTATGAGCCGGCCGTTTTATCGGGGAATCTGCTCTATATCAGCGGTGTAACGCCGAAAAGAGACGGAATCCTGCTGTACCGCGGCAAAGTGGGCAGAGATTTGACCGCTGAAGAAGCCTATCAGGCAGCGAGGCTGTGCGGGCAAATTATTCTTGCTCAGATTCAAGCATCAATCGGCAGCTTGGACCGAATTGAGCAAATGGTCAAATTGACCGGCTATGTTGCTTGCGAGGATACGTTCACACAGCATCCATTTGTGATTAACGGCGCTTCGGATATTCTTTTGGACGTTTTGGGAGAACGGGGAAAGCACGCTCGCTGCGCACTGGGCGTCGTTTCACTGCCCGGGGGAGCGGCAGTGGAGGTTGAAGCGTTGGTTCGTCTCTGTGAGTAA
- a CDS encoding TenA family transcriptional regulator, whose protein sequence is MELLSREEFRKQMEEAIKGVHSQASPFSVAWAEGKLERSHFARWAENHYHYVGPFADYLAYIYANIPDQYTDAKDFTLQNMYEEELADVRHTDLLIRFAEACGTTEANVTNPDHMLATTRGLQSWCYAVAIREHFVVATAALVVGLESQVPAIYRKQLPPLKEKYGFTEEEVEFFDLHIVSDEIHGERGYQIVLEHANTPELQERCLKFIRQGAEMRWSYMQGLYDAYVKQDLEAKVQA, encoded by the coding sequence ATGGAATTGTTGTCGCGCGAAGAATTTCGCAAACAGATGGAAGAAGCCATCAAAGGTGTGCACTCTCAAGCTTCCCCGTTTAGCGTTGCATGGGCTGAAGGGAAATTGGAGCGCAGTCATTTTGCCCGCTGGGCGGAAAACCACTATCATTATGTAGGGCCTTTTGCTGATTATCTGGCTTATATTTATGCGAACATTCCGGATCAGTACACCGATGCGAAAGACTTTACTCTTCAGAATATGTACGAAGAAGAATTAGCGGATGTTCGGCATACCGATTTGCTGATCCGTTTTGCAGAAGCTTGCGGTACGACGGAAGCGAACGTAACGAATCCTGATCACATGCTGGCTACGACCAGAGGACTTCAGTCCTGGTGTTATGCGGTTGCCATCCGCGAGCATTTTGTTGTTGCCACTGCAGCTTTGGTTGTCGGACTGGAATCCCAGGTTCCGGCCATTTACCGCAAACAGCTGCCGCCGCTTAAAGAAAAATATGGATTCACTGAAGAGGAAGTTGAGTTCTTCGATCTTCATATCGTATCCGATGAAATCCACGGCGAACGCGGCTATCAGATCGTATTGGAGCATGCGAATACACCGGAACTGCAAGAGCGCTGCCTGAAGTTCATCCGTCAAGGCGCCGAGATGCGCTGGAGCTACATGCAAGGCTTGTACGACGCATATGTCAAGCAGGATCTGGAAGCAAAAGTCCAGGCGTAA
- a CDS encoding GlcG/HbpS family heme-binding protein: MKQALRLELKEAKLMIEAGLAKAREINVPETIAIVDDGGYLIALERMDGARITGPEISIAKAFTAAGHKRSTHLFNTPPNGPALPNNEAYGIQLMFPGKFAVFVGGFPIVVNGEVIGGVGISGGNGEQDIAVGTAALQALKEHLSEAGYEVIAEANIKK; this comes from the coding sequence ATGAAGCAAGCGTTAAGACTGGAATTGAAAGAAGCCAAGCTGATGATTGAAGCTGGCCTCGCCAAGGCGAGAGAAATCAATGTCCCGGAAACAATTGCCATTGTTGACGACGGCGGCTATCTGATCGCGCTCGAACGAATGGACGGCGCCAGAATCACGGGGCCTGAGATATCCATAGCCAAAGCGTTTACGGCAGCGGGACATAAACGCTCCACGCATCTGTTCAACACGCCGCCCAACGGTCCGGCGCTTCCCAATAATGAGGCGTATGGAATACAGCTCATGTTTCCCGGAAAATTTGCCGTGTTTGTCGGAGGCTTCCCGATTGTGGTGAACGGGGAAGTAATCGGCGGCGTGGGAATCAGCGGAGGAAACGGCGAGCAGGATATTGCCGTCGGTACGGCCGCGCTGCAAGCGTTAAAAGAGCATTTGTCCGAAGCCGGTTATGAGGTTATCGCGGAAGCCAACATCAAAAAATAG
- a CDS encoding MFS transporter: MTTSTSKPIKSPASPSISSIQQKEIFFKQPRAVWAVFFACVIAFMGLGLVDPILPAIAKNLEASPSEVTLLFTSYNAVMAIAMLVTGAISSRIGIKRTLLAGIMIIALFSALSGFSNGIWKLVLLRGGWGLGNALFVATALSAIVSLSKSGTAQAVILYEAAIGLGISVGPLLGGELGSISWRGPFLGVASLMVIAFVGLVQWMPKSNMQSSTRSKTSLLDPFRAMTHRSLVVFGLAACLYNFGFFTLLAYAPFVMNLDEHGLGYVFLGWGILLAVTSVFMAPKLQQKFGTIKSIRVMLFLFGLVLLAMGIWTSIHWVVIAAVIGAGALLGNNNTLITTAVMNAAPVERSTASAAYSFLRFIGAAVAPFLAGKLAEWFNPHVPFIVGAGFVMAAVLFIGLNQKHLKHVDYVGSAH; the protein is encoded by the coding sequence ATGACAACATCGACATCAAAACCAATCAAATCACCGGCTTCTCCATCAATTTCATCTATTCAACAAAAGGAAATTTTTTTTAAGCAACCCAGGGCCGTTTGGGCCGTTTTTTTTGCTTGTGTGATCGCATTCATGGGACTTGGCCTTGTCGATCCGATTCTGCCGGCTATCGCCAAAAACCTCGAAGCCTCGCCGAGTGAGGTTACCCTGCTGTTCACCAGCTATAATGCCGTCATGGCAATAGCCATGCTGGTCACCGGCGCGATTTCGTCCAGAATCGGGATCAAGCGGACGCTGCTTGCAGGCATCATGATCATTGCTTTATTCTCGGCCCTCAGCGGGTTTTCCAATGGCATTTGGAAGCTTGTCCTGCTTCGGGGGGGCTGGGGACTCGGCAACGCACTGTTTGTTGCGACCGCTCTATCCGCGATTGTTTCCTTATCCAAATCCGGCACCGCTCAAGCAGTCATTTTATATGAAGCGGCGATCGGGCTCGGCATCTCGGTAGGTCCGCTGCTCGGCGGAGAACTCGGCTCCATTTCCTGGAGAGGGCCGTTTCTCGGCGTCGCTTCGCTGATGGTTATCGCTTTTGTCGGACTGGTCCAATGGATGCCGAAATCCAACATGCAATCTTCTACACGATCCAAGACCTCCTTGCTCGATCCTTTCCGCGCGATGACGCACCGTTCTCTTGTCGTTTTCGGTCTTGCGGCTTGCCTGTACAATTTCGGTTTTTTCACTTTATTGGCATACGCGCCTTTCGTCATGAATCTGGATGAGCATGGCTTGGGTTATGTCTTCCTTGGCTGGGGTATTTTGCTGGCTGTCACGTCTGTGTTCATGGCGCCGAAGCTGCAGCAGAAGTTCGGAACGATTAAATCCATACGCGTGATGTTGTTTTTGTTCGGTCTTGTCCTGTTGGCGATGGGCATCTGGACGTCGATACATTGGGTGGTTATTGCGGCCGTTATCGGCGCGGGAGCTCTATTGGGAAATAACAATACGCTGATTACAACAGCCGTTATGAATGCCGCCCCGGTCGAGCGCTCGACCGCATCCGCCGCTTACAGCTTCCTGCGTTTCATTGGCGCGGCTGTGGCTCCATTTTTGGCAGGCAAACTGGCCGAGTGGTTCAATCCGCATGTTCCGTTCATCGTCGGCGCGGGCTTTGTCATGGCAGCGGTACTGTTTATCGGGCTCAATCAGAAGCATCTGAAGCATGTCGATTATGTCGGATCTGCCCATTAA
- a CDS encoding 2Fe-2S iron-sulfur cluster-binding protein translates to MGTMHYKTSDKQVTCVDGEDTNLLRTSIRYEMGVPYKCGGGFCGTCKVFIEEGAENLTEIKKAEIKHLEDKVHKGYRLACQTFTRGDVTITWDPNVQVKENKKLREFWEKQLG, encoded by the coding sequence ATGGGAACCATGCATTACAAAACTTCGGATAAACAAGTAACCTGCGTGGACGGTGAAGATACGAATCTGCTGAGAACGTCCATCCGCTACGAAATGGGAGTCCCATATAAATGCGGAGGAGGATTCTGTGGAACCTGCAAGGTATTTATTGAAGAAGGCGCGGAAAATCTGACGGAAATCAAAAAAGCGGAGATCAAGCATTTGGAAGACAAAGTGCACAAAGGCTACCGTCTCGCTTGTCAAACCTTTACCCGCGGAGATGTGACGATTACTTGGGACCCCAACGTGCAGGTGAAGGAAAATAAGAAACTGCGGGAGTTCTGGGAAAAACAGCTTGGATAA
- a CDS encoding aldehyde dehydrogenase family protein: MLKTEVKTFSMLIDGQWTESSNGKTFDSVNPADITDVVGRFPAGTTEDAIRAIRAAEAAFESWSNTAPSKRAEILKKAASLLENRVEQYAEELTREEGKIIFLARAEIKRSAATFRFYAEEGLSFGGETYPVDDANSVVYSIREPLGVVSVITPWNFPISIPSRKIAPALITGNTVVFKPASETPLIALRLVEALVEAGLPAGVLNFVTGSGSQLGDPLATDPAIKAITFTGSTETGRAIQNKVSLTTRTQMELGGKNPIIVMEDGDIDLAVNLTIKGGFDLSGQACTGTSRVIVMRAKADEFVSKLVEKTKQLKIGNGLDESVEVGPLANERQFKTVSEYVRIGQEEGAKLQIGGMRPEGELYEKGYYLQPAVFTDVAPNMRIAQEEIFGPVISVLTVDSFEEAIRVANDVEYGLSASIVTKDIATASRFAKRIQSGTVKVNRTTTGNLINAPFGGLKNSSTSTFRESGRVGLEFFTQIKMVYLGY, translated from the coding sequence ATGTTAAAAACGGAAGTGAAAACATTTTCCATGCTGATTGACGGACAATGGACCGAATCCTCGAACGGAAAAACATTCGACAGCGTCAATCCAGCCGATATAACGGACGTTGTAGGCAGATTTCCTGCAGGCACGACGGAGGACGCGATCAGGGCGATCCGTGCGGCTGAGGCTGCTTTTGAGAGCTGGTCCAATACGGCGCCGTCCAAAAGAGCGGAAATTTTGAAAAAAGCGGCTTCCTTGCTGGAAAACCGCGTTGAGCAGTATGCCGAGGAATTGACCAGAGAAGAAGGCAAAATCATCTTTTTGGCCCGTGCAGAAATCAAACGCTCTGCGGCCACCTTTCGCTTTTATGCGGAGGAAGGACTGAGCTTCGGCGGGGAAACTTATCCGGTCGATGATGCGAATTCCGTGGTTTACAGCATTCGTGAACCGTTGGGTGTCGTTTCGGTTATAACACCTTGGAACTTTCCGATTTCCATCCCTTCGAGGAAAATTGCCCCTGCGTTGATCACGGGGAATACCGTTGTGTTCAAGCCTGCCTCGGAAACTCCGTTGATCGCACTGCGGCTTGTCGAGGCTTTGGTAGAAGCGGGCTTGCCCGCAGGTGTTCTGAACTTCGTCACCGGATCCGGCTCTCAGTTGGGCGATCCTTTGGCGACCGATCCGGCCATCAAGGCGATTACGTTTACCGGCTCCACGGAAACGGGAAGAGCGATTCAGAACAAAGTTTCTCTGACAACAAGAACGCAAATGGAGCTTGGCGGGAAAAATCCGATCATCGTTATGGAAGACGGGGATATCGACTTGGCTGTCAATCTGACGATTAAAGGCGGATTCGATTTGTCCGGTCAAGCTTGCACAGGTACAAGTCGAGTGATTGTGATGCGCGCGAAGGCTGACGAATTCGTTTCCAAGCTGGTCGAAAAAACCAAGCAGCTGAAAATCGGCAACGGCTTGGACGAAAGCGTGGAAGTCGGTCCGCTGGCAAATGAAAGGCAGTTTAAAACGGTTTCCGAATATGTCAGAATCGGCCAGGAGGAAGGCGCCAAGCTGCAGATCGGCGGGATGCGCCCAGAGGGAGAGCTTTACGAAAAAGGCTATTATCTCCAACCGGCAGTGTTTACCGATGTCGCACCGAATATGAGAATTGCCCAGGAAGAGATCTTCGGTCCGGTCATTTCTGTTCTTACCGTGGATAGCTTTGAGGAAGCCATACGAGTGGCCAACGATGTGGAATACGGCCTGTCGGCATCGATTGTAACGAAGGACATCGCGACGGCATCCCGTTTTGCCAAACGAATTCAATCCGGGACCGTCAAAGTGAACAGGACGACGACCGGCAATTTGATCAATGCGCCTTTTGGCGGCCTTAAGAATTCGAGCACATCGACTTTCCGCGAATCCGGACGGGTCGGCCTGGAATTTTTCACACAGATCAAAATGGTTTATTTGGGATATTAA
- a CDS encoding chromate transporter, with translation MMWLQIFWAFFITNLLGYGGGPSTIPLIQTEVVDHYHWLTLQEFGDVLALGNALPGPIATKMAGFIGYKMAGVTGAIIALLATILPSAAAMVLLYKFVNAFKESNTLKSLTRGVQPVIAVMLGILAYQFFAHSWEHIGFLQTAVIAIVSFWIMQRTKVHPALAVAGALTYGAVFLS, from the coding sequence ATGATGTGGCTGCAAATTTTCTGGGCATTTTTCATCACAAATTTACTGGGCTACGGCGGAGGTCCATCAACCATCCCTTTAATTCAAACCGAGGTGGTCGATCATTATCATTGGCTGACTCTTCAGGAATTCGGGGATGTGCTGGCGTTGGGCAATGCGCTGCCGGGACCGATTGCCACCAAGATGGCAGGCTTTATCGGCTACAAAATGGCCGGTGTCACCGGCGCGATCATCGCCCTTCTGGCCACCATCCTGCCATCAGCCGCCGCGATGGTGCTGTTGTATAAATTCGTCAACGCTTTCAAAGAATCGAATACGCTCAAATCGCTTACCCGCGGTGTCCAGCCGGTCATTGCCGTAATGCTGGGGATTTTGGCCTATCAGTTTTTTGCCCATTCCTGGGAACACATCGGCTTTCTTCAGACTGCAGTAATCGCGATCGTCAGTTTTTGGATCATGCAGCGGACCAAAGTGCATCCCGCTCTTGCTGTGGCCGGCGCGTTAACGTACGGAGCGGTATTTTTATCTTAA
- a CDS encoding TerC family protein, translating to MLESAILFLEIMLINIVLSGDNAVVIAMASKNLPAKQRKQAIWWGAFGAVALRIILTVAAVMVLQIPYIQSAGALLLMYIAFKLLSDDGGHADIKQAGTLFSAVWTIIVADFIMSLDNVLGIAAVAEGRYILIILGVGLSIPLIIWGSGMIVKLLLKFPLLMYLGSGILAFTAGGIFVNDEKLGGLFRGQIWHWMLPILVTIAVVVGGFSKKWIPVKDSSGNPISETADME from the coding sequence TTGCTGGAAAGCGCAATCTTATTTTTGGAAATCATGCTGATCAATATCGTTCTCAGCGGCGATAATGCTGTCGTCATCGCCATGGCCAGCAAGAATCTTCCGGCAAAGCAGAGGAAGCAGGCGATCTGGTGGGGGGCGTTCGGCGCGGTGGCGCTCCGGATCATCCTGACTGTGGCGGCGGTCATGGTATTGCAAATTCCATATATTCAATCCGCCGGAGCATTGCTTCTGATGTACATTGCTTTCAAGCTGCTGTCCGACGATGGGGGGCATGCGGATATCAAACAAGCCGGTACTTTGTTCAGCGCGGTTTGGACAATCATCGTTGCCGATTTTATCATGAGCTTGGACAATGTGCTGGGGATTGCCGCTGTTGCAGAGGGACGTTACATACTGATCATCTTAGGAGTGGGATTAAGTATACCGCTGATCATTTGGGGCAGCGGGATGATTGTCAAGCTGCTGCTGAAATTTCCGTTGTTGATGTATCTCGGATCGGGGATTTTGGCTTTTACAGCAGGCGGTATCTTTGTGAATGACGAAAAATTGGGCGGTCTGTTTCGCGGGCAAATCTGGCATTGGATGCTCCCGATTCTTGTGACGATTGCTGTTGTGGTGGGAGGATTTTCCAAAAAATGGATTCCCGTAAAAGACAGCAGCGGGAATCCGATCTCGGAAACTGCAGATATGGAATAA